From Kogia breviceps isolate mKogBre1 chromosome 2, mKogBre1 haplotype 1, whole genome shotgun sequence, one genomic window encodes:
- the LOC131749965 gene encoding pulmonary surfactant-associated protein A, producing the protein MLLCSLTLTFIWLVVSGLECNMKEVCLGSPGIPGTPGPQGLPGRDGRDGIKGDPGPPGPMGPPGGMPGLPGRDGMIGAPGRTGERGEKGEPGERGPPGLPTYLGEEFQSILHEISHQILQSMRVLSLQGSMVAVGEKVFSTNGQSVSFDAIEESCARVGGRIAAPRSPEENEAIASFVRKHNTYAYLGLAEGPTAGDFHYLDGTPVNYTNWYPGEPRGRGKEKCVEMYTDGQWNDRNCLQHRLAICEF; encoded by the exons ATGCTGCTGTGCTCTTTGACCCTCACCTTCATCTGGCTGGTGGTTTCTGGCCTTGAGTGCAACATGAAGGAAGTTTGTCTTGGAAGCCCCGGCATCCCTGGTACTCCTGGACCCCAAGGCCTGCCAGGAAGAGATGGGAGAGATGGCATCAAAGGAGACCCTGGACCTCCAG GCCCCATGGGCCCCCCTGGAGGAATGCCAGGCCTCCCTGGGCGTGATGGGATGATTGGAGCCCCTGGCCGCACTGGAgagcgtggagaaaagggagagcCTGGTGAGAGGGGTCCTCCAG GGCTTCCAACTTATCTAGGCGAGGAGTTCCAGAGCATACTCCATGAGATCAGCCATCAAATCCTGCAGTCGATGCGTG TCCTCAGTTTGCAGGGGTCCATGGTGGCCGTGGGAGAGAAGGTCTTCTCCACCAATGGGCAGTCGGTCAGTTTTGATGCCATTGAAGAGTCGTGTGCCAGAGTAGGTGGACGCATTGCTGCCCCAAGGAGTCCAGAGGAGAATGAGGCCATTGCAAGCTTCGTGAGGAAACACAATACTTATGCTTACCTGGGCCTGGCTGAGGGTCCCACTGCTGGAGACTTCCACTACCTGGATGGAACCCCTGTGAATTACACCAACTGGTACCCAGGGGAGCCCAGGGGTCGGGGCAAAGAGAAGTGTGTGGAGATGTACACAGATGGCCAGTGGAATGACAGGAACTGCCTGCAGCACCGACTGGCCATCTGTGAGTtttga